A genome region from Gammaproteobacteria bacterium includes the following:
- the argF gene encoding ornithine carbamoyltransferase — protein sequence MTPRHFLTLSDFTPDELARLLTRAIELKTMLREGLRHELFKHKVLAMLFEKSSTRTRVSFESAMIQCGGGAIFLSPRDTQLGRGEPVEDTARVLSGMADIIVVRTFEHEKLERFAAYSTVPVINALTDQYHPCQLLADLQTWIEHRGAVQGKTVAWVGDGNNMCNSYIKAAQLFGFSLRIATPPGYDPDGTLLKAAGDCTTLLHDPEDAVRGADLVVTDVWTSMGQEQEQATRLRDFARYQVNASLMALAKPDALFMHCLPAHRGEEVAAEVIDGPQSVVWDEAENRLHAQKALLEMLLA from the coding sequence ATGACACCACGCCACTTTCTCACCCTGAGCGATTTCACGCCGGACGAACTGGCGCGGCTGCTGACGCGCGCGATTGAACTCAAGACCATGTTGCGCGAGGGGCTGCGTCACGAACTGTTCAAGCACAAAGTGCTTGCCATGCTGTTCGAGAAATCCTCCACCCGCACCCGCGTCTCCTTCGAGAGCGCGATGATCCAGTGCGGCGGCGGCGCCATCTTCCTCTCGCCGCGCGACACCCAGCTTGGACGCGGCGAGCCGGTGGAAGATACCGCGCGGGTACTGTCAGGCATGGCGGACATCATCGTAGTGCGCACCTTCGAGCACGAAAAACTGGAGCGCTTCGCCGCCTACTCCACCGTGCCGGTAATCAACGCGCTCACCGACCAGTATCACCCGTGCCAGCTGCTCGCCGACTTGCAGACCTGGATTGAACACCGGGGCGCCGTTCAAGGCAAAACCGTGGCGTGGGTAGGCGACGGCAACAACATGTGCAACTCGTATATCAAGGCCGCGCAACTGTTCGGGTTTTCACTGCGCATCGCCACCCCGCCCGGCTACGACCCCGACGGCACGTTGCTCAAGGCTGCCGGAGATTGCACCACGTTGCTACACGATCCGGAAGACGCCGTGCGCGGTGCCGATCTGGTCGTGACCGATGTCTGGACCAGCATGGGACAGGAGCAGGAGCAAGCCACGCGGCTGCGCGACTTCGCCCGCTATCAGGTCAATGCCAGCCTGATGGCACTCGCCAAACCGGATGCCTTGTTCATGCACTGCCTGCCCGCACACCGCGGCGAGGAAGTAGCCGCCGAGGTTATCGACGGGCCGCAGAGCGTGGTGTGGGATGAGGCGGAAAACCGCCTGCACGCGCAGAAGGCGTTGCTGGAAATGCTGCTGGCCTGA
- a CDS encoding urate hydroxylase PuuD, protein MENEWVPLIARWIHFLTGITWIGLLYYFNFVQASAVAAANADQGGPGAAGISKYVAPRALLWFRWAALVTWLAGAALLGPRFVSAFTLQGSDAIIGIGAWLGTIMLLFVWGVIWPNQKKILGLKPATDAEKAKARRVAFLASRTNTALSIPMLLFMAASAHGGALFG, encoded by the coding sequence ATGGAAAATGAATGGGTACCGCTCATCGCACGTTGGATACATTTCCTGACGGGTATTACCTGGATCGGCCTGCTGTATTACTTCAATTTCGTACAGGCCTCTGCCGTTGCCGCCGCCAATGCTGACCAAGGCGGCCCGGGGGCTGCCGGCATCAGCAAATATGTGGCCCCGCGCGCGCTGCTGTGGTTTCGCTGGGCAGCGCTGGTTACCTGGCTCGCCGGTGCGGCCCTGCTCGGCCCGCGCTTTGTGTCCGCCTTCACCCTGCAGGGCAGTGACGCAATCATCGGCATCGGCGCCTGGCTTGGCACCATCATGCTGCTGTTTGTTTGGGGCGTGATCTGGCCCAACCAGAAAAAGATACTGGGCCTGAAGCCTGCAACCGATGCGGAAAAGGCCAAGGCGCGCCGTGTGGCATTTCTCGCCTCCCGCACCAATACTGCGCTGTCGATTCCCATGCTGCTGTTCATGGCCGCCTCGGCACATGGCGGCGCGCTGTTTGGCTGA
- the prfA gene encoding peptide chain release factor 1, with protein sequence MKPSIRGKLENLSERLHEINALLADPGVIRDQARFRAYSMEYAELRPIVECFQRYQFTLANHEAAQQMLREDDAELHALAEDEVKQTEQKKQALELELQRLLLPTDPHDAGNIFLEIRAGTGGDEAALFAGDLARMYTRYAELRRWQVEIINRSEGEHGGYKEVVLRVVGHGAFSRLKFESGGHRVQRVPETETQGRIHTSTCTVAVMPEVAEVDEIKINPADLKVDTFRASGAGGQHVNKTDSAIRITHLPTNTVVECQDERSQHKNRARAMSLLQARLLTAEQTKQRKAEAELRRDLVGSGERSDRIRTYNFPQGRLTDHRINLTLYQLDSILQGQLDAVIDPLISEYQADQLAALAG encoded by the coding sequence GTGAAGCCATCCATCCGCGGCAAGCTGGAAAATCTCTCCGAACGCCTGCACGAAATCAATGCCCTGCTCGCAGACCCTGGTGTGATCCGGGATCAGGCACGCTTCCGCGCCTACTCCATGGAGTATGCCGAGTTACGCCCCATTGTGGAATGCTTTCAGCGTTATCAATTCACCCTCGCCAACCATGAGGCCGCGCAACAAATGCTGCGCGAGGATGATGCCGAATTACACGCACTGGCGGAGGACGAAGTAAAGCAGACCGAGCAAAAAAAGCAGGCGCTGGAACTTGAGTTGCAGCGCCTGCTGTTGCCCACCGATCCGCATGACGCAGGCAACATCTTTCTTGAAATACGCGCCGGCACGGGCGGCGACGAGGCTGCGCTGTTCGCGGGGGATCTCGCGCGCATGTATACGCGCTATGCCGAGCTGCGGCGCTGGCAGGTGGAAATCATCAATCGCAGCGAAGGCGAGCACGGTGGTTACAAGGAAGTCGTGCTGCGCGTGGTAGGCCACGGCGCCTTTTCACGCCTCAAATTCGAATCCGGTGGCCATCGCGTGCAGCGTGTGCCGGAAACCGAAACACAGGGGCGCATCCATACCTCGACCTGCACCGTGGCGGTGATGCCGGAGGTGGCGGAAGTGGACGAGATTAAAATTAATCCGGCCGACTTAAAGGTCGACACCTTTCGCGCCAGCGGCGCTGGCGGTCAGCACGTGAACAAGACCGACTCCGCGATCCGTATCACTCACCTGCCAACCAACACCGTGGTCGAGTGCCAGGACGAACGCTCGCAACACAAGAATCGCGCGCGCGCCATGTCGCTGTTGCAGGCGCGCCTGCTTACCGCCGAGCAGACCAAACAGCGCAAGGCCGAGGCCGAGCTGCGACGCGATCTGGTCGGCAGCGGCGAGCGTTCCGATCGTATCCGCACCTACAATTTCCCACAGGGGCGACTCACCGACCATCGCATCAATCTTACCTTGTACCAGCTTGACAGCATCCTGCAGGGCCAGCTCGATGCAGTGATCGATCCGCTCATCAGTGAGTATCAGGCCGACCAGCTGGCGGCGCTGGCCGGCTGA
- a CDS encoding TonB-dependent receptor, with protein MSSIFARRVRVLAACMLVYSSALPASETDAVQQRLQQLEQEIKALRATLSAMENAAQQTATTAPAQHATAAPSHTPIQVGLSSLFTAGGSSVDNAALEGLQAGAHDPNRNGFTVQNVELTLSGTVDPYFDAQASIILQIDSAGETKVELEEAFFTTRGLPAGLQVKGGQYFTEFGRHNAQHPHSWAFVDQPLILSRLFGGDGLRSQGARVSWLTPLPWYSELYVGAQNPNGETATSFLYEENEEIGGHTLLDRSARDAGDLLYSARWLNGLDLSDTVSMNLGLSGLRGPNASGLGTDTTIYGADLYLKWQPAQSQRGFPFVAWHSELLNRRYQTDAETLKDWGGFTQALWGFTPGWVAGLRLEYAEGSGGAVGYDISADALRDNRTRLSPNLTWYPTEYSKLRLQYNRDWAEHLAEKDAHALWLQMEFSLGAHAAHTF; from the coding sequence ATGTCTTCTATATTTGCACGCCGCGTGCGGGTGTTGGCCGCCTGCATGCTGGTCTATTCAAGTGCCTTGCCGGCCAGCGAGACCGATGCAGTGCAGCAGCGCCTGCAGCAACTCGAGCAGGAAATAAAGGCGTTACGGGCGACCCTCAGCGCCATGGAAAACGCGGCGCAACAGACTGCGACGACAGCCCCGGCTCAGCACGCCACAGCAGCGCCCAGCCACACGCCGATTCAGGTCGGGTTAAGCAGTTTGTTCACGGCAGGGGGTTCGAGTGTGGACAACGCGGCGTTGGAAGGTCTGCAGGCGGGGGCGCATGATCCCAATCGCAACGGCTTCACGGTGCAAAACGTGGAACTGACGCTGAGTGGCACGGTAGACCCCTACTTCGACGCCCAGGCCAGCATCATCCTGCAGATTGATTCCGCGGGTGAGACCAAGGTCGAGCTGGAGGAAGCTTTCTTTACTACCCGTGGCCTGCCTGCGGGATTGCAGGTCAAGGGCGGTCAGTACTTCACCGAGTTTGGCCGCCACAATGCGCAGCATCCGCATAGCTGGGCCTTCGTGGATCAGCCGTTGATACTGTCGCGGCTGTTCGGCGGCGACGGCCTGCGCAGCCAGGGCGCACGCGTTTCCTGGCTCACACCGCTGCCGTGGTATTCGGAGCTGTATGTCGGCGCACAAAACCCCAACGGTGAAACGGCCACCAGCTTCTTGTACGAAGAGAACGAGGAAATCGGCGGCCACACCCTGCTGGACCGGTCGGCGCGCGACGCCGGTGATCTGCTGTATTCGGCGCGCTGGCTGAATGGTCTGGACCTGTCCGACACGGTGTCCATGAACCTGGGCCTCTCCGGGCTGCGGGGGCCGAATGCCAGCGGCCTCGGTACCGACACAACGATTTACGGCGCCGACTTGTATCTGAAATGGCAACCCGCGCAAAGCCAGCGCGGCTTCCCCTTTGTGGCTTGGCATAGCGAGTTGTTGAACCGGCGCTACCAGACCGACGCAGAAACGCTCAAGGACTGGGGCGGATTCACCCAGGCCCTGTGGGGCTTCACGCCTGGCTGGGTGGCGGGCCTGCGCCTGGAGTATGCCGAGGGCAGCGGCGGGGCGGTGGGGTATGACATCAGCGCCGATGCCTTGCGTGACAACCGCACGCGCCTGTCACCCAATCTGACCTGGTACCCCACCGAGTACAGCAAGCTGCGCCTGCAGTACAACCGCGACTGGGCCGAGCACCTGGCAGAGAAGGATGCTCATGCGCTGTGGTTGCAGATGGAGTTCAGCCTCGGCGCGCACGCCGCGCACACTTTTTAG
- a CDS encoding N-acetylglutaminylglutamine amidotransferase, with amino-acid sequence MCGISGELRFDGAPSMQATLARMTGQLARRGPDDDGFYFDGPLGFGHRRLAIIDLTERSHQPMVDKALQLAIVFNGTIYNYKQLRAELQAQGHRFFSEGDTEVILKAYAEWGERCVDRLHGMFAFAVWNSAQQTLFLARDRLGIKPLYFSRTGKQFRFASTPQALLAAGEVDIRIDPVALHHQLTLHAVVPAPHTILQGVRKLAPATTLTVAAQGGDTVRRYWQLNAQRPAQTKSEQEWIEAVHQSLRAAVEKRRLVADVPVGVLLSGGLDSSLIVALLAEAGQKNLLTFSVGFEDVAEEKGSEFEYSDPVAARYGTQHQRFLVPNSEVLTRLPECVRNMSEPMVAQDAVAFYLLAERVSKHVKVVQSGQGADEVFGGYFWYTRMQQEIGTDLERFRKHYFDRSHDEFLETVQPDYHAADHTSRLVETLLAEPGADTFMDRVLRMDVTTLIVDDPVKRVDNMTMAWGLEARVPFLDHELVELAAGMPPELKLKSGGKHPLKTIARGLLPDAVIDRPKGYFPMPALKYVRGEFLDFMREVLNSNACRQRGLLQRAYVEKLLAAPESHMTPLQGSKLWHLALLEYWLQVNVDATLL; translated from the coding sequence GTGTGCGGCATTAGCGGCGAATTGCGTTTTGACGGCGCGCCGTCCATGCAGGCGACGCTTGCGCGCATGACAGGGCAGCTGGCGCGGCGCGGCCCCGACGATGACGGATTTTATTTCGATGGTCCGCTGGGTTTTGGTCATCGGCGGCTCGCCATTATTGATCTCACAGAGCGCTCACACCAGCCCATGGTGGACAAGGCGTTGCAGCTCGCCATCGTATTCAACGGCACGATTTATAACTACAAACAACTGCGCGCGGAATTGCAGGCGCAAGGCCACAGGTTTTTTTCCGAGGGCGATACCGAGGTCATCCTCAAGGCCTACGCGGAGTGGGGCGAGCGTTGCGTAGATCGCCTGCACGGCATGTTTGCTTTTGCTGTGTGGAACAGCGCCCAGCAAACGCTGTTTCTGGCGCGTGACCGTCTGGGTATCAAGCCACTGTATTTTTCGCGCACCGGCAAGCAGTTTCGCTTTGCCTCCACGCCGCAGGCGCTGTTGGCGGCGGGCGAGGTGGATATCCGTATTGACCCTGTTGCGCTGCACCACCAACTCACGCTGCACGCGGTAGTACCTGCGCCGCACACGATACTGCAAGGCGTGCGCAAGCTCGCGCCTGCGACCACCCTGACCGTAGCCGCACAGGGTGGCGATACGGTGCGCCGTTACTGGCAGCTCAACGCACAACGCCCGGCGCAGACAAAATCTGAACAAGAATGGATTGAGGCGGTGCACCAGAGCCTGCGCGCGGCGGTGGAGAAGCGCCGACTGGTGGCCGATGTGCCGGTCGGTGTATTGCTTTCCGGCGGGCTCGACTCCAGCCTGATTGTCGCACTGCTGGCCGAGGCCGGGCAGAAAAACCTGCTTACTTTCTCTGTCGGGTTTGAAGATGTGGCTGAAGAAAAAGGCAGCGAGTTTGAATACTCCGATCCGGTAGCGGCGCGCTATGGCACACAGCACCAGCGGTTTCTGGTGCCGAACAGCGAAGTGTTGACGAGGTTGCCGGAGTGCGTGCGCAATATGAGTGAGCCGATGGTGGCGCAGGATGCGGTTGCGTTTTATCTGCTGGCCGAGCGCGTCTCGAAACACGTCAAGGTGGTGCAGAGCGGGCAGGGCGCGGACGAGGTGTTCGGCGGCTATTTCTGGTATACGCGCATGCAGCAGGAAATCGGAACTGATCTGGAGCGCTTCCGCAAACACTATTTTGATCGCAGCCATGACGAATTTCTGGAAACCGTGCAGCCTGATTATCACGCCGCGGATCATACGTCACGGCTGGTCGAAACGTTGCTGGCGGAGCCGGGGGCGGATACCTTCATGGATCGCGTGTTGCGCATGGACGTGACCACGCTGATCGTGGACGACCCGGTGAAGCGCGTGGACAACATGACCATGGCCTGGGGGCTGGAGGCGCGGGTGCCGTTTCTCGACCACGAACTGGTGGAGCTGGCAGCGGGCATGCCACCGGAACTGAAACTCAAAAGCGGCGGCAAACATCCGTTGAAGACCATCGCACGCGGCCTGTTGCCCGACGCCGTGATTGACCGGCCCAAGGGCTACTTTCCCATGCCCGCGCTGAAATACGTGCGCGGCGAATTTCTGGATTTCATGCGCGAGGTGTTGAACTCCAACGCCTGCCGCCAGCGCGGGCTGCTTCAGCGCGCCTATGTGGAAAAACTGTTGGCCGCACCGGAAAGTCACATGACGCCGTTGCAAGGCAGCAAGCTGTGGCATCTGGCGTTGCTCGAGTATTGGTTGCAGGTGAATGTTGATGCGACTCTCTTGTAG
- the moeB gene encoding molybdopterin-synthase adenylyltransferase MoeB, which yields MHEEQLQRYSRQILLPQIDIDGQQKLLASRVLVIGLGGLGSPLAMYLAAAGIGQLVLADDDTVDLSNLQRQIMHRTADIGRAKTDSARTAIAALNPEIKVTTRAYRLAGDALAREVTEADVVVDASDNFATRFALNTACVQARKPLVSGAAIRMEGQVAVFDLRCADSPCYRCLYRDEPGPAEGCVQRGVLAPLPGIIGSVQAVEVIKLLLGIGTTLQGRLLLLDALTLEWRSVILRKDPCCPVCAATS from the coding sequence ATGCATGAAGAACAACTGCAACGCTACAGCCGCCAGATACTGTTGCCGCAGATTGATATCGACGGCCAGCAAAAACTGCTGGCCTCGCGGGTGCTGGTCATCGGTCTCGGCGGTCTGGGGTCGCCGCTTGCCATGTATCTGGCCGCCGCCGGCATAGGGCAGTTGGTGCTTGCAGACGACGACACTGTCGATTTGTCCAACCTGCAACGCCAGATCATGCATCGCACGGCGGACATCGGCCGGGCCAAGACCGACTCTGCCCGTACCGCGATTGCGGCTCTCAATCCTGAGATAAAAGTCACTACCCGTGCTTACCGTTTAGCGGGCGATGCGCTTGCACGCGAAGTCACAGAGGCCGATGTGGTGGTCGATGCCAGCGACAACTTTGCCACCCGCTTCGCACTCAATACCGCCTGCGTGCAGGCTCGTAAACCTCTGGTGTCGGGTGCCGCCATTCGCATGGAGGGGCAGGTCGCGGTATTCGACCTGCGGTGTGCCGACAGCCCCTGTTACCGCTGCCTGTATCGGGATGAGCCCGGTCCCGCTGAGGGTTGTGTGCAACGGGGTGTGCTGGCGCCACTGCCGGGTATCATCGGCAGCGTGCAGGCGGTGGAGGTGATCAAGCTGTTGCTGGGTATCGGCACCACTCTCCAGGGGCGTTTGTTGTTGCTTGATGCCCTGACGCTGGAGTGGCGCAGCGTCATATTGCGCAAGGATCCCTGCTGCCCGGTCTGTGCTGCGACCAGCTAG
- the tldD gene encoding metalloprotease TldD, with the protein MSSTLDTAQRTLLAPGGMDQRSISRVLDQLMQPGVDSAELYFQLSRSESWVLEDGIVKDGSHNIEQGVGVRAVSGEKTGFAYSDEIVLPALTQAAHAARAIARSGQQKSLRAWGNSVGHALYLPLDPVVTLSEAEKIQLLESLDKEARRQDARVQQVIVSLAAEHDVVLVADSEGTWAADVRPLVRLNVSVIVEQDGRREQGSAGGGGRVGYPYFLEQERGLGYAREAVRQALVNLDAVAAPAGTMQVVLGPGWPGILLHEAIGHGLEGDFNRKGSSAFAGRVGERVASEQCTVVDDGTLADRRGSLNVDDEGTPTQCTVLIENGILKGYIQDKLNARLMGVAPTGNGRRESYAHLPMPRMTNTYMRAGKYAPEEIIASVEKGLYAVNFGGGQVDITSGKFVFSASEAYLIENGKITRPVKGATLIGNGPDVLTRVSMVGSDLELDTGVGTCGKEGQSVPVGVGQPTLRIDSLTVGGTG; encoded by the coding sequence ATGAGCAGCACACTCGACACGGCGCAGCGCACCTTGCTGGCCCCCGGCGGCATGGATCAGCGCAGCATCAGCCGCGTGCTGGACCAGCTCATGCAGCCCGGGGTGGACAGTGCCGAGCTCTATTTTCAGTTGAGCCGCTCCGAGTCCTGGGTGCTGGAAGACGGCATCGTCAAGGACGGCAGCCACAACATCGAGCAGGGTGTGGGGGTGCGTGCGGTAAGTGGTGAAAAGACCGGCTTCGCCTACTCCGATGAAATCGTGTTGCCCGCGCTGACCCAGGCGGCGCATGCCGCCCGCGCCATTGCCCGCAGTGGCCAGCAAAAAAGCCTGCGGGCCTGGGGCAATAGCGTCGGTCATGCACTGTACCTGCCGCTCGACCCGGTGGTTACCCTGTCCGAAGCCGAAAAAATACAACTGCTGGAGTCACTGGATAAGGAGGCGCGACGTCAGGATGCGCGCGTGCAACAGGTGATCGTCAGCCTCGCGGCGGAACACGATGTGGTGCTGGTGGCGGACAGTGAAGGTACATGGGCTGCCGACGTGCGACCACTGGTGCGGCTCAACGTGAGCGTCATCGTGGAGCAGGACGGGCGGCGTGAGCAAGGCAGCGCAGGCGGCGGCGGGCGTGTCGGCTATCCTTATTTTCTCGAGCAGGAACGCGGTCTCGGCTATGCTCGCGAGGCGGTGCGGCAGGCGCTGGTGAATCTTGACGCCGTGGCCGCACCGGCGGGTACGATGCAGGTGGTGCTGGGGCCGGGCTGGCCGGGAATTTTGTTGCACGAGGCCATCGGCCACGGCCTGGAAGGCGACTTCAACCGCAAGGGCAGTTCGGCCTTTGCCGGCCGCGTCGGTGAGCGCGTGGCCTCCGAGCAATGCACGGTGGTGGACGACGGCACGCTCGCTGATCGACGCGGCTCGCTCAATGTCGACGACGAAGGCACGCCGACCCAGTGCACGGTGCTGATCGAAAACGGCATTCTCAAGGGTTACATCCAGGACAAACTCAATGCGCGCCTGATGGGCGTGGCGCCCACTGGCAACGGGCGGCGCGAGTCGTACGCGCATCTGCCCATGCCGCGCATGACCAATACCTACATGCGTGCGGGCAAATACGCGCCGGAAGAAATCATCGCCTCGGTGGAAAAAGGTTTGTACGCCGTCAACTTCGGCGGCGGACAGGTGGATATCACCTCCGGCAAGTTTGTGTTTTCGGCCAGCGAGGCGTATCTGATCGAGAATGGAAAAATCACCCGGCCGGTGAAGGGCGCAACCTTGATCGGCAACGGCCCGGACGTACTCACCCGGGTCTCGATGGTAGGCAGCGATTTGGAACTGGATACCGGCGTCGGTACCTGCGGCAAGGAAGGCCAGAGCGTGCCGGTGGGCGTGGGTCAACCGACGCTGCGCATCGACAGTCTGACGGTAGGTGGCACCGGGTAA
- a CDS encoding aspartate aminotransferase family protein: protein MTPHLMNTHSRLPVTFERGAGAWLWDSEGRKYLDAFSGLAVCNLGHAHPAVTQALCEQAGKLLHVTNVFRIAQQEALGAVLARVSGMDKAFFCNSGAEANEAAIKLARLHGHRKNIDLPTIIVTEGSFHGRTLTTLAATGNAKIKQGFEPPVQGFVRVPFNDLAAIAAVAGKNPNIVAVLVEPVQGEGGINIPNDNYLAGLRTLCDQHGWLMMLDEVQTGMCRTGKWFAFQHSGVVPDVMTLAKALGNGVPIGACLAQGAAADLFQPGSHATTFGGNPLVCAAALAVIKVMQDENLAARAATLGKHMHHALAHLLAGNPHIVDIRSHGLMLGIELDMPCTDLVKQALAQGLLLNVTAERVIRLLPPLILSDDEADQIVQRVGALINAFAQA from the coding sequence ATGACCCCGCACTTGATGAATACACATAGTCGTCTGCCGGTCACGTTTGAACGTGGCGCGGGTGCGTGGCTGTGGGACAGCGAGGGGCGCAAATATCTCGACGCCTTTTCCGGACTGGCTGTATGCAATCTGGGACATGCACATCCGGCGGTCACGCAGGCATTGTGTGAACAGGCAGGCAAACTGCTGCATGTCACCAATGTATTCCGCATCGCGCAACAGGAGGCGTTGGGTGCGGTGCTGGCACGCGTGTCGGGCATGGATAAGGCATTTTTCTGCAACTCGGGCGCAGAGGCCAACGAGGCCGCGATCAAGCTCGCGCGCCTGCATGGTCATCGCAAAAACATTGATCTGCCGACGATCATCGTGACTGAAGGCAGCTTTCATGGCCGCACCCTGACCACACTGGCCGCCACCGGCAACGCAAAAATCAAACAGGGTTTCGAGCCACCGGTGCAGGGTTTTGTGCGCGTGCCGTTCAACGACCTCGCGGCCATCGCCGCCGTTGCCGGCAAAAACCCGAACATCGTCGCTGTGCTGGTGGAGCCGGTGCAGGGCGAAGGCGGTATTAACATCCCGAACGACAATTACCTCGCCGGCCTGCGCACACTCTGCGACCAACACGGCTGGCTCATGATGCTGGACGAGGTGCAAACCGGGATGTGCCGCACCGGAAAATGGTTTGCGTTTCAGCACAGCGGCGTAGTGCCGGACGTGATGACACTGGCCAAGGCACTCGGCAATGGCGTGCCCATCGGCGCCTGCCTGGCACAGGGTGCGGCGGCCGATCTGTTTCAGCCCGGCAGCCATGCGACTACCTTCGGTGGCAACCCGCTGGTCTGTGCCGCTGCGCTCGCTGTCATTAAAGTAATGCAAGACGAGAATCTCGCTGCCCGCGCAGCGACGCTCGGCAAACACATGCACCATGCGCTCGCACACCTGCTTGCAGGTAACCCGCATATCGTGGACATACGCAGCCACGGCCTCATGCTCGGCATTGAGCTCGACATGCCGTGCACGGATTTGGTGAAGCAGGCGCTCGCCCAAGGCCTGTTGCTTAACGTCACCGCCGAACGCGTGATCCGTTTGTTGCCGCCGCTCATTCTCAGCGACGACGAGGCCGACCAGATCGTGCAGCGCGTAGGTGCGCTGATCAATGCCTTTGCCCAGGCCTGA
- the prmC gene encoding peptide chain release factor N(5)-glutamine methyltransferase, which translates to MAAATADSVCSVGYALGSARQQLSHNPAAAGEAEFLLAHVMGQPRSFVRAHAEDVLAPALQQTYAALIERRVQGEPVAYLTGCCGFWSFDLMVTPAVLIPRPETELLVEQALARIPEDASWQIADLGTGSGAIALAIAHERPRCRIIATDVSVAALEVARANAVRLNIRNVDFRLGGWFDALQGERFDMIVSNPPYVQDDDPHLPALRFEPTLALTAGVDGLRCLRDIATRARGHFTPDGWLLLEHGYDQGVVLACLLDDLGYASIQDYPDLANIPRLTVAQWVAPHA; encoded by the coding sequence ATGGCCGCTGCCACGGCAGACAGTGTCTGCAGCGTGGGGTACGCACTCGGCAGTGCACGTCAGCAGCTGAGTCATAATCCTGCTGCCGCAGGTGAGGCGGAATTTCTGCTCGCACACGTGATGGGCCAGCCGCGCAGCTTTGTGCGCGCCCACGCGGAGGATGTACTGGCACCAGCCCTGCAACAAACGTATGCCGCTTTAATCGAGCGCCGGGTGCAGGGTGAACCGGTGGCTTATCTCACTGGCTGTTGTGGTTTCTGGTCGTTCGATCTTATGGTAACGCCTGCGGTGCTCATCCCGCGACCGGAAACTGAGTTACTGGTGGAGCAAGCGCTGGCCCGGATACCGGAGGATGCCAGCTGGCAGATTGCCGATCTCGGTACCGGCTCGGGTGCGATAGCGCTCGCCATTGCGCATGAGCGCCCGCGCTGCCGGATCATCGCCACGGATGTTTCTGTGGCGGCGCTGGAGGTGGCGCGTGCCAACGCCGTGCGTCTGAACATCCGCAATGTCGACTTTCGTCTGGGTGGCTGGTTTGATGCATTGCAAGGCGAGCGCTTCGACATGATCGTATCCAATCCGCCCTATGTGCAGGATGACGATCCACATCTGCCTGCCCTGCGTTTCGAGCCGACGCTGGCGTTGACGGCGGGTGTGGACGGGTTGCGGTGCCTGCGTGATATTGCGACACGGGCGCGTGGGCATTTCACCCCGGACGGCTGGCTGTTACTGGAGCATGGCTACGATCAGGGTGTAGTGCTTGCGTGTCTGCTCGACGATCTTGGCTATGCCAGTATTCAGGACTATCCGGATCTGGCGAACATTCCGCGCCTGACGGTGGCGCAGTGGGTAGCTCCACATGCATGA